The genomic window TTGCTCGTTTATTGGCAGCGGAGGGTAATCTATACTTTGAACAAATATCTGCCATTTTTTCCGGTGTTGCTGATTTGAGGCGGGTGTTTGAGGCCGCGCGCCGGCGTCGTGAAGACGGGCAGGGGGGAACGTTATTATTTGTTGATGAAATACATCGTTTTAATCGTGCTCAGCAAGATAGTTTCTTGCCTGTTATGGAGGACGGCACCATTGTTTTGGTGGGGGCTACGACAGAAAACCCTTCGTTTGAACTGAATGCAGCGTTGCTCTCGCGGGCGCAGGTTTTAGTGGTGCATCGTCTTGATGATGAGGCCCTTGAAGCGCTTTTACAGCGGGCGGAGACTCGTGAGGTGCGCCCCTTGCCTCTTGATAAGCATGCACGAGAGGCTCTGCGTGCTATGGCAGATGGTGATGGGCGGGCAGTCTTGAATATGGCGGAGGAGGTTTTTGCTTTGGGCGCTGTGGATGCTTTGGATGGTAAGGCGTTGATAGAGATTGTGCAGCGCCGGGCACCCCTTTATGACAAGGGACGTGAAGAGCATTACAATCTTATCAGTGCTTTACATAAGTCGGTTAGGGGTTCAGATACGGATGCTTCTCTTTATTGGTTAGCGCGTATGTTAGCGGGTGGTGAGGATCCTCTTTATATTGTGCGGCGTCTTGTGCGTATGGCAGTGGAAGATATCGGACTTGCAGATCCTCAAGCCCTAACTCAGGCACTGGCTGCGAGGGAGGCTTATGAGTTTATTGGCTCTCCTGAAGGTGAGTTGGCTTTGGCGCAGGCGGTTATTTATCTGGCGACAGCACCTAAATCTAATGCTGCTTATATGGCTTTTAAGGCGAGTACGGCTCATGTGCGGGAGACAGGATCTTTACCACCTCCGGCACACATTTTGAATGCCCCTACCCGGTTGATGAAGGATTTAGGTTATGGTGAAGGCTATGTCTATGATCACAACACGGCGGAGGGTTTTTCCGGCCAGTCATATTTTCCTGATGCTATAGAGCGTCAGACTTTTTACCAACCAGGAGCACACGGTTTTGAAAAAAAAATTACCCACCGGTTAAACCGGTGGAACTCTCTTAGAGAGAAGAATAAAAAAGAGAGCGCATCATGAAATTATTGTTGGCGGTTGCGGCGGGTGGCGCCTTGGGGGCGCTGGGGCGTTATGGTGTGGGTGTGATGGCGGTGCGTTTTTGGGGGTCTGGACTGCCTTTGGGGACGTTGGTGGTCAATCTTGTGGGGGCATTTGTGATCGGATTTATCACAGAAGTGTTGGCGGTGCGCTATTCGGTGGGGCCAGAAGTGCGGGCTTTCATTGTGACAGGTGTTCTGGGTGGCTTTACGACATTTTCTGCTTTCGCATTGGAGATGGGGCTGATGATAGAGCGCAAGCAGATTATGCTAGCGACGGGCTATGCGGGTATTTCGGTGGTAGGGGGTATTGTTGCTTTTTTTCTGGGAATAGTGATGGTACGGGCGTTGCTCTCGTGACGGGGGTAGCACATCATACGGTGTTATTGGAGGAGGCGGGCCAAAGGCTGGATCGCTGGTTTCGCCGTCATTATCCGGCCCTGCCCCATGGGGCGGTGGAGAAACTCCTGCGCCGGGGGCAGGTACGTCTTGATGGTGCACGGGTGCGGGCCAATGCGCGTCTTGAGGAGGGGCAGGTAATTCGTATCCCACCTCTTGAGAATACAGATACAAATACTGGTGCAAGGCAGGGTGCACCCCTTAGCGAGGCCAACAAAGATTTTGTTCGAAGTCTGGTTTTATATCAAGATGACAACATTATCGCTCTAAATAAACCGTGTGGTTTAGCGGTGCAGGGGGGTAGTGGTCTTACGCGTCATCTGGACGGTCTTCTTGATGGTTTGTGTTTTGACAAACCTGAACGCCCGCGCCTTGTGCACCGGTTAGATAAGGATACATCGGGTGTGTTATTGCTGGCACGTACCTTGCCGGCGGCCACTCATCTGGGACGCGTATTGAAAGCCGGTCAGGTGAAAAAGCTGTATTGGGGTCTAACACTCTCTCTGCCTCACCCTGAGCGTGGTGTAATTGATCAGGCCTTGATGAAACGTTCTCAAGGCTCCCCTGATTCTCAGGGGTATGAAATGATCTATCCGGAACCTTGCCATAATAAAGGAGCAAAAAAGGCCGTAACCCGTTATGTGACGTTGGCAACAGCAGGCCGCCGGTTTGCATGGGTTGCTTTTCAACCGGTTACGGGCCGTACCCACCAGATTCGTGTTCATGCGGCCTCTCTGGGCATGCCCATCGCCGGTGACAGAAAATATGGCAATCCCTCTGAGTCCTTAGGAGGGCTTCCTGATGTTATGCATCTCCATGCGCGCGCT from Parvularculales bacterium includes these protein-coding regions:
- a CDS encoding replication-associated recombination protein A translates to MDTLFKAAGMDKEVARPLADRLRPVRLKEVVGQSHLIGANGPLGRMLAQGRLASLVFWGPPGTGKTTIARLLAAEGNLYFEQISAIFSGVADLRRVFEAARRRREDGQGGTLLFVDEIHRFNRAQQDSFLPVMEDGTIVLVGATTENPSFELNAALLSRAQVLVVHRLDDEALEALLQRAETREVRPLPLDKHAREALRAMADGDGRAVLNMAEEVFALGAVDALDGKALIEIVQRRAPLYDKGREEHYNLISALHKSVRGSDTDASLYWLARMLAGGEDPLYIVRRLVRMAVEDIGLADPQALTQALAAREAYEFIGSPEGELALAQAVIYLATAPKSNAAYMAFKASTAHVRETGSLPPPAHILNAPTRLMKDLGYGEGYVYDHNTAEGFSGQSYFPDAIERQTFYQPGAHGFEKKITHRLNRWNSLREKNKKESAS
- the crcB gene encoding fluoride efflux transporter CrcB, whose amino-acid sequence is MKLLLAVAAGGALGALGRYGVGVMAVRFWGSGLPLGTLVVNLVGAFVIGFITEVLAVRYSVGPEVRAFIVTGVLGGFTTFSAFALEMGLMIERKQIMLATGYAGISVVGGIVAFFLGIVMVRALLS
- a CDS encoding RluA family pseudouridine synthase: MTGVAHHTVLLEEAGQRLDRWFRRHYPALPHGAVEKLLRRGQVRLDGARVRANARLEEGQVIRIPPLENTDTNTGARQGAPLSEANKDFVRSLVLYQDDNIIALNKPCGLAVQGGSGLTRHLDGLLDGLCFDKPERPRLVHRLDKDTSGVLLLARTLPAATHLGRVLKAGQVKKLYWGLTLSLPHPERGVIDQALMKRSQGSPDSQGYEMIYPEPCHNKGAKKAVTRYVTLATAGRRFAWVAFQPVTGRTHQIRVHAASLGMPIAGDRKYGNPSESLGGLPDVMHLHARALSVPQLDGGRLEIVAPLPPHMTTSWEMLGFEIREGEGDIDALFEEGAR